From Cellulosimicrobium sp. ES-005, one genomic window encodes:
- a CDS encoding glycosyltransferase produces MSSRPPRPPHRTGMVWTAVPGGVRGRERLTPVVDYLAVLLVLLVLFGGSVWFVVWLLLQEEGVAAAVSCFLVVGFGVALMAYVRGPSNQAVVLRPHEIELPVGPEPARVVVRWDDVAGVRVLEGERRPALRVELRDGARARHAEGEDLLQVRPANGPDPDSVDVADAEAVARVLRHLLDHPEDRARLAQRGGVGIVLAFARPVYGDPPA; encoded by the coding sequence GTGAGCAGCCGCCCGCCCCGTCCCCCGCACCGGACCGGCATGGTGTGGACCGCCGTGCCCGGCGGGGTGCGGGGGCGCGAGCGCCTGACCCCGGTCGTCGACTACCTCGCGGTCCTGCTCGTCCTGCTCGTGCTGTTCGGCGGGTCGGTGTGGTTCGTCGTGTGGCTGCTGCTCCAGGAGGAGGGGGTCGCCGCGGCGGTCTCGTGCTTCCTGGTCGTCGGCTTCGGCGTCGCGCTGATGGCCTACGTGCGCGGGCCGTCGAACCAGGCCGTCGTCCTGCGCCCGCACGAGATCGAGCTGCCCGTGGGGCCGGAGCCGGCACGCGTCGTCGTGCGGTGGGACGACGTCGCGGGGGTGCGGGTGCTGGAGGGCGAGCGGCGTCCGGCGCTGCGGGTCGAGCTGCGCGACGGCGCGCGTGCCCGGCACGCCGAGGGCGAGGACCTGCTCCAGGTCCGCCCGGCGAACGGGCCGGACCCGGACTCGGTCGACGTCGCGGACGCCGAGGCGGTCGCCCGCGTCCTGCGGCACCTGCTGGACCACCCGGAGGACCGCGCGCGCCTCGCACAACGCGGCGGGGTGGGCATCGTCCTCGCGTTCGCGCGCCCGGTCTACGGCGACCCACCTGCCTGA
- a CDS encoding DUF6308 family protein encodes MTSTLNVPDVLTPSLRDEAVDHLRRYFAPVDGTTGWSGSRFERLAGGGDRPETADRFTADDLVAVSLLSVNVPPHGALQLLETRADEFGELLAEIPPDLDLVDVESIPDGWAPRRLWEALRDIRGIGWVTAGKLLARKRPRLIPVYDTVVRAAVKPTGSFWEALRAELRADDRALHRHLVSLRDEAGIGGDISALRVLDVVVWMHHRYLEPTADHAGRTGSPYGASTAGFRPASTPAPA; translated from the coding sequence GTGACCTCGACGCTGAACGTCCCCGACGTCCTCACTCCTTCGCTCCGTGACGAAGCGGTCGATCATCTTCGTCGCTACTTCGCTCCCGTCGACGGGACGACGGGCTGGTCGGGTTCGCGCTTCGAGCGGCTGGCCGGCGGTGGCGATCGACCGGAGACGGCTGACCGGTTCACGGCTGACGACCTCGTCGCCGTCTCGCTCCTGTCGGTGAACGTCCCGCCGCACGGGGCGCTCCAGCTCCTCGAGACCCGCGCGGACGAGTTCGGCGAGCTGCTCGCCGAGATCCCTCCCGACCTCGACCTCGTGGACGTCGAGTCGATCCCCGACGGCTGGGCTCCGCGCCGCCTGTGGGAGGCGCTGCGCGACATCCGTGGCATCGGCTGGGTCACCGCGGGCAAGCTCCTGGCACGCAAGCGGCCGCGGCTCATCCCGGTCTACGACACCGTCGTCCGGGCAGCCGTGAAGCCCACCGGCTCGTTCTGGGAGGCCCTCCGCGCGGAGCTCCGCGCGGACGACCGCGCCCTCCACCGGCACCTCGTCTCACTGCGCGACGAAGCCGGCATCGGCGGTGACATCTCGGCGCTACGGGTCCTCGACGTCGTCGTGTGGATGCACCACCGCTACCTCGAACCCACCGCTGACCACGCAGGACGCACGGGAAGTCCGTACGGGGCGTCCACGGCGGGGTTCAGGCCGGCGTCCACTCCTGCGCCCGCGTGA